Sequence from the Sulfuracidifex tepidarius genome:
GAGCGAAATATCGAGGAATTTAGAAGTCAGGAAGACCGCGATCAGCACTATGGAGCTCTCTATCAGGACAGTGAAAGTCACTCTTCTCCCCGTGGCACGAAGGTTCTTCACGTCTAAGGTAGCTCCTATTTCGAACGAAACCAGACCCGTGGCGAGTAAGGTCAGGAAGTTGAAAAGATCAGGAGGGTAAGAGAAGCCCAAGGTCTTCCCAAGAAAGCCTGCGAGCAGGTAAGCGACCACAGGGGATATCTTAATCCTGCTGAGGACCAACCCAAGTCCTCCCGCAATGAGAAGGACCAAGGTTAGGCCTGCGTTGGAGTCCACAAGAATTAGAAGAATGACACTAGTTTAAGATTGGTAATTAGAAAGAGTTAGAAAGAGTAAGAAGTAAATGTTTCAATATAGAACTTCCCCAGTATCACGTAGGTCTGTGAACTTGTCCTAGTCTCTTCTTCGGCTTCACCTTTCCTATTCCTCCCTTTAACCTTGACACTCCTATTCCTAGCGTCATTAAGGTGAGCCCAGAGACGGAGTAAGATGAAGGCAAGCTGTAGGACGTGAGTGACTGGAGGACAGTAGTGAAAATTGGAATAGAGTAGCTAGCCACAGTGACCTTATTCACCTTTTCATACTTCATCATCATGTTCCAGAGGAGAAATGTCACTGACCCTCCAAAGGTGCTCACGAAGAGCAGGTCCCCTACCTCGTTGACAGTGAAGGCGATCTGAGTCCCAAACAATGGAGAAACCACGAGTATCATAAGCCCGCCTATGAGGAGCTGAGACGTGTTGACTACCATGGGATCCATGTCCTTCATTTTCCTGTAATAAACAGTATAGGAAGCCCAGAAGAACGCGTTAGCTAACGTGAGGACAGCCCCTTCCAGCTGGAAACCTCTCATTAAGGGTATGCTGTAAATTCCCAGACCTAGAGACGCTACTGCGAGTCCGACTATTTCCTCCTTCTGAGGTATCTCCTTTATCAGGAGGAGAGCTATCGGTAAAGAGAAGATCGGCATTGAGTAGCTCAAGACCGCAGACTCGCTGGGAGAAACGTAAACCAGACCGTAACCCCAGAGCACTGAGCTTATTGAAGTGAGGAGAGCTAAAACCACAGTGTCCTTGTTTATTACCATCTTTCTAACAAAGAGGAGGAGAGGGAGTCCGGCTATCACGTACCTGATCCCCATGAAGAAAACGGGTGAAGAGTGTTCCACACCATCCTTAGCGAAGTAAAAAGCTAAAGTAGAAAAAATTATATAAGGGATTAAATATTTTGCTATATTCATAAATTGGTCTTTAACTTTTTCATCCTTGTGACATTTTTAAAGTTAGCGAGTGCTTCGTCCGTTTCTGTTACAACTGAAATGAGTTATGAGAACCAGGAAACCTTGTAAGTTGGAAACCTAGATGGACAGGACGATACAGACTGCTCAAGAATGTCTCCGCTAACTATGTCCTATGTCTGACTAGACGAAAGATATGGTAGCTAAAGTGGGGAAAACATACAAAAAATAAATCAGTTATTTTTAATTCATATAATCGGAAGAAAGATGGTATATCTGATTAGATAACTTAGATAGCACGAAAAAGCAAGTTTCGTCATTAGTTACAGTCTCCGTTCTAGCATGTTCTACAATGAAATACCCTAGTAAGGGAAGGCAGTTCTCATCCTCTATCCTTAATCTCCAGGGCAAAGACGAAACCTTAGCGAACACTATAATTCATAAAATATCTTTTTTGATGATACTAAGTAGAGAAATATTGACAAGGGCAACACGATTTTCTTATCGCCGAACTCCATCTCGTCAAACGTGAGTATGTATCCTTTTTCCATCCTTAAGTCCGTGAAATTTCCCTTCCCCCACTTGACCTCTATCCCGATACCTTGCACTACGAAATCCACTTCCCTTCCACCTTTAAAGAAAGTGTACCCCACGCCATTGTATTCTCTAGCTAAGTGCTCACCAACCACGCCCTCTATCACGTGGGGGATTTCTCCCTCTTCCATGTCGCCCAGTCCCTTTGTGTATCTCTTCATTACCCTATAGATGAACGGGTCGGTGAAGTATATCTTCTTGAACGACTTGTTGTTTACTTTGTTTCCCTCTATCTTTCGGAAGACCCTCAACATGAAGAGGTTCTCAGTCAGGTCCAAGTAGTTTGACACTGTGCTATGAGATCCTATCGATGTGTCTCTCGCTATCGTGTTCTCAGAGATCCTAGAGCCGTAAGAGTCTATGACCTTCTCGACTATTTCCTTGAATATCCTCTCGTCCTTGCCCAGTTTAGCTAGGTCGCTCAACACTGCGTCCTTATAGGTCTCATAGAGGGAATACAAAGGATCGCCATCGACGTAATTAGTCGCGAAAATTCCCCCTCTCTTCAAGTACTCGAATAAGGCTTTGTTGAGCTCACCCAAGTACGGGACTAGCTTCATCGCATTAGCTTGAAGACCTTTCATGTCAAGGACGTTGGACGCACCCACGTTCAGACTTTTCTTGAAAAATATGTCAAAGAACATTCTAAAGTTTAATGGAAGAAAGGACACTTTCATCAAGGGTCTTCCAGGAAGAGTCTCCTTCTTTAGGGACACAGACGAGGACCCGCTCACATACACCAAGGAGTCTTTGAAATAACCTCCGTTGAATAGATGGAGTAACCCAACGTTCCACTCCCTCACGAAAGTTATTTCGTCCAGGAAGATGAACCCTCCCTCTTGGTTGATGAGCGATCTGTACTGTGACAGTAGAGATATGAGATCTTCCTTGTCCTTCAGGGAATCACAAGAAAAGAAAAATATCTTCTTGGGTTCAACACCTTTCTCAAGGAGGCTCATTATGGTCGTCTTCATGTAAGTCGTTTTCCCCACCTGCCTAGGTCCCACAATGAGGGCACTCTGCTCTGAAGGGGGTATTACAAACCTCGGGTTCGAGGAGAGGACTTTCCTCACTTGGTCGTCATCATAAATTCTCTTTACGTCTATCCACCACGGGTTCTGAAAGCTCATCTGCGATATTAGGGACATCTTGAGATAGTATAACGGCAAGTTTAACTTAAAACTTGCTTTAGATCTGTCAAGTTTTACGTAAAGATTGATTTCTAATTAGCAAGTTTTCCGTGAAATGTGGTGGAATTTCCAACACAAAGTCTAGAATAATGAAAGATAGATCAAATGATCCTTCCTAGATTCACCACTTTCATAGAGAGCCTCTACCTCGAACTTACGTTAGGTAAATGGATCGATGCGTTTTTCGTTCTAGTTTCCTATAATAACTTATAACTTTTATATATTACTAGTCATCGTTACTATTTATGGAAGAGGTTGAGGTGACAAGAAACTATCAAACCGCAATACCTTACGAAGCTAGACGAAAGCTCGGCATAGAGGTCGTAGACAAGTTGATAGTGACAGTTGAGGGTGATAAGATGATAATTCAGAAGAAGAAGGGGGACATAGCATCCCTTAACCTTACGTTGGGTAAGAAAATAACTGATGAGGAGATCGACAATATAAATGAAGCCGGAGAGAATGTTGGAAGCAATAGTTGACACGAACTTAATAGTAGCGATTATTTTCAGACATCACGAAAAGCATTGTGAAGCTCTTAAGGAATGGAAAGACATAGATAAGGCATATTTACCCCTGGTATGTGTCTCGGAAATCGCTTATTTCTTCATAAAGAACAGTCTTAATTTAGAAATATTAAATGAGGTCTTGAACGACCCAAAAATTGAGATAGTCCAAAACACTAATGAAGACGTATATTATACGCTACGTAATAAAGAAGCCGTAAAAGGTTACGACGATTTCAATGACCTTCTAATACTATCTGTAGCTGGGAGACTGAACTTACGTTACTTACCTTTGACAGAAAGTTCAAGATGAAGATGAAAAGTGGAGGTAAAAAAGACCGCGTGTAGAGACATGCATGTGAGTACAACTTGTCCTCAAACACACAAAAAAACAAAGACTTAGTTTACCTTGATCAATATCCTGCCGTCTCTCGAAGGGTCAAATAACATTTTGAGGGCCTCTTGACCTTGTTCTAAGGGATAAGTCCTCCATACCTTAACTTTGCATTTATCGCAACTGTTCAATATTTCCATTAGGTCGAGCCTCGAACCTCCTGTAGTGCCTATTATCCTCGTATAGTTGCTGTATACACGAGAGAGATCTAAACTAACGTTAGAACCTGTGATCCCTCCGAAGAACACAATCCTCCCCGCGACTCCCAACACTTGAAGGCTGGAATCCCACACGGAAGATCCAATAGAGTTGACGACAACGTCCCCCATTTTACCTTTGGTTACTCTGGATACCTCTTCCTTTACGTTTTCGTACCCCATCAAGTAGTCTGCACCGAAGTCTTTTAACCAACCCTTCCTGCTCACTGCCACTACTGTGGCACCCATCCTCTTGGCGAATTGAACTGCGAACTGACCCGTGTTCCCGGAAGCTCCGAAAACCACTACATTCTCGTTCGCCCTGACACCTGCAGACTTGAGCGCGTGATACGCGGTGAGGGCAGAGACGGGCATGCTCACTGCTAGCTCGTCGCTCATGTAATCGGGCACTTTGAAGACGTTTTTATCTGGAGCCACGAAGTACTCAGCGTAACCTCCGTTCGTCACCACGCTCATTATGCCTCCGTTCCTACACAGCATTTCCCTTGACGATAGACACATGTCGCAGGTTCCGTCGAAAACCCTGTTATACACCACAACACGGTCTCCGCTCTTGATGTTTCTCACGTGTTCTCCCACAGCTTCAACTTCTCCGTAAATCTCGGCCCCAGCTATGTGGGGCATGGGTTTCACAGGGAGGGCATTCACTACAAAGTAATCTATTGGGTTCACTCCAGCCATCTTCACCCTTATTCTAACGTCATGAGTCCCCACGTCAGGCTTTTGGACATCCGCTACCTTCAGGTTATCTACTCCACTTTTCTCAAACGAGAGAGCTTTCATAATATATTATGATTTTATTGATAATAAAAAAATTAGCTTAATATAAGTAAAGTTACTTACTTTCACTCTAGTTTAGTAGGTGACGCATATATCTCCCTGCTTATATTATCTTCAACATTCTCTTCAATATCTATTAATAATAAAATTTTATTACACTTCGCTTTATTGAAGTTTAAGATAAAAGATGTAAATTTCTTTAAATAACATTATTATAAGTTAAAATATTTTACAGCTAATAAGTGTTAATCAAGCAAAAGGATGAGCCAAATGAAATGAAGAATGGAAGGAATTCGTTTAGACTTGGAGAAACAGAGAAAACTGGTATTCCGCTTGAAGTTCAGCTAATCTCTAGAGATGTCAGCAACGAGTATATTAGACAGGTAACAATGGAGCTGGAATTCTTTAGAAGAGACGTGTAGAGTCTACATGTCTACCTAGTATCCTCAGAACCTTTAAAAGAAGAGTTATATTTTATAATAAAAATAAGCTTATAATATGAATATAACCGATGGAATCTCTCTTTTTAATCAAAATAAATACAGAGAGGCTCTCTCATTCTTTGAAGAATACGTAAAGGAGAACCCTGGTGATGGTAGAGCATATTATTATATCGGTATGATTTATGACGGAAGAAATAAGGAGAGAATAGCAATAGGATACTATAAGAGAGCTCTAGAGTTGGGTCTGAAGGACAAGGAGTTAATTAGTTGTCTGCTTAGCCTATCAAGTTCCTTAAGGAAAGTAGGAGAATATGAGGAGCCACTCAAATACCTTGAGAAGGCGGAAGAGTTAGGGAGCAGAGATCCTTTCCTTTACTATGTGAGGTCGTTATGTTTGATGAAGCTAGGCAGGATAAAAGAGGCTGAGGAAAACATAGAAATCGCAATTAAGTTAAATCCTAAAGCGATCATATATAGAAGAATAAAAAATGAAATACTAAAAATATATAGTAAATAAATTATAAATAAAGAATGTCGTTATACTAAAAGTATAATAATATTCTTCCTTATATACTAGATCGAATGAGATATTTGAAAGTTTATCAAAATTATTTTCCATAAAAATGATGTGGAAGTTAGATCATTGGAGAGATCTATGGATAAATAATAAAATATATTTAAGTTAGAGCCTTATTATTTATAAAGTATTCAACCCTCAAAATGACTCGCTCATCTAGAGTTTAATTATTTTTCATTAATTATGACAGTAATATATATATATATAGGATTGATAAGAGTTATAATGAGCAAAAATGAGTGAATATATATATAAATCTGGTGAAAAAGATCAAGATATATTTTTTGAGATGCAATTATTAAATGGTAATATAGCAGCGCTCGGTGTAGGTGTGAAAAGAACAACAGCAAATCTGATTGAAGAGCTACTACGTGATCCCAATAGAGATGAAAGAGAGATAAAGAAAATAGTAGAAGAGTATGGTCACGAGTTAATAGCAGCCTAGAAATGCCTTTCAGGTAGAATGAATTGGGCGAGATTGTTAAGTCTACTGAAATAGAAGGACTAGTCTTTGAAAGAAATCATTTTTTTGATACCGGTGAAGGAAGCAGGATTCTCATACCTTCAGAAGGTTCATTATTTACCACTATAGTTTATCACGCGCCGAAAAAGAATGACGAATGGAGTTATCCCTTTTTCGCACTTCACCTTTCCGGAGACGATAAGCTAACTTACATTAATCCTCCCTTGAACGGTGGAAAAATTATAGGAGAGTTCGTAGATTGTAGAGCTAATTCTCCAACCTTACATAAACGAATTAGAATAGAATTTGATGCGGATCCAGACGTTTCATTAAAAATACCTGCAGGAGTAGCTCATCTATTCATGAATCTAGCAGGAGTTGTAACTAGAAATGAACCAGTATTAAGATGGGATCCAGAGCCAGATAAGTTGTTTTCACCTATTGCTGACATATTGAACGTCTCAGCCAACGCAAAAGACGAAGAGTTTCCTGTGGTGAGGCCTCATCGGTATGTGGTTCCATTGAGTTACCATCAGTACATAGCTAGCCTTCATAGAAAGTGGAGCGAAAGAGTAAAGGTTTATCCCGTAAGACTTGTGATAAAAGACAAAAGTTATTACATTATCCCAAAGGAATACGGATCTAATTATGTCTCTAAGTTTACCTCTAATTTGTCAAAAAATTCCATATAGGATTGTAGGTGAAGTTTATAGCCAAAACTTGGTATAATAAGGGTTTCATCTACTACATGATAGGCAGATTGCTTGAGTTAGCGGAAGCAGTGTTTTATCCTGCTATAATGGTTTTTATTATATTTTTTATTACTAGATCGCCAATTTTCGTCTCCCTGGTCTACTTCGTTGAGATGATAGTCAACTTAGTGGGTACAACATATTTCTCAAAGCTACCTCGAAGGTTTTCCCTGAAGAAGTTGCTCATTTTCCCTACTTTCCTCTCAGCA
This genomic interval carries:
- a CDS encoding PIN domain-containing protein is translated as MKPERMLEAIVDTNLIVAIIFRHHEKHCEALKEWKDIDKAYLPLVCVSEIAYFFIKNSLNLEILNEVLNDPKIEIVQNTNEDVYYTLRNKEAVKGYDDFNDLLILSVAGRLNLRYLPLTESSR
- a CDS encoding DMT family transporter, whose protein sequence is MNIAKYLIPYIIFSTLAFYFAKDGVEHSSPVFFMGIRYVIAGLPLLLFVRKMVINKDTVVLALLTSISSVLWGYGLVYVSPSESAVLSYSMPIFSLPIALLLIKEIPQKEEIVGLAVASLGLGIYSIPLMRGFQLEGAVLTLANAFFWASYTVYYRKMKDMDPMVVNTSQLLIGGLMILVVSPLFGTQIAFTVNEVGDLLFVSTFGGSVTFLLWNMMMKYEKVNKVTVASYSIPIFTTVLQSLTSYSLPSSYSVSGLTLMTLGIGVSRLKGGIGKVKPKKRLGQVHRPT
- a CDS encoding AbrB/MazE/SpoVT family DNA-binding domain-containing protein, with the translated sequence MEEVEVTRNYQTAIPYEARRKLGIEVVDKLIVTVEGDKMIIQKKKGDIASLNLTLGKKITDEEIDNINEAGENVGSNS
- a CDS encoding ATP-binding protein; this encodes MSLISQMSFQNPWWIDVKRIYDDDQVRKVLSSNPRFVIPPSEQSALIVGPRQVGKTTYMKTTIMSLLEKGVEPKKIFFFSCDSLKDKEDLISLLSQYRSLINQEGGFIFLDEITFVREWNVGLLHLFNGGYFKDSLVYVSGSSSVSLKKETLPGRPLMKVSFLPLNFRMFFDIFFKKSLNVGASNVLDMKGLQANAMKLVPYLGELNKALFEYLKRGGIFATNYVDGDPLYSLYETYKDAVLSDLAKLGKDERIFKEIVEKVIDSYGSRISENTIARDTSIGSHSTVSNYLDLTENLFMLRVFRKIEGNKVNNKSFKKIYFTDPFIYRVMKRYTKGLGDMEEGEIPHVIEGVVGEHLAREYNGVGYTFFKGGREVDFVVQGIGIEVKWGKGNFTDLRMEKGYILTFDEMEFGDKKIVLPLSIFLYLVSSKKIFYEL
- a CDS encoding dTDP-4-dehydrorhamnose 3,5-epimerase family protein encodes the protein MGEIVKSTEIEGLVFERNHFFDTGEGSRILIPSEGSLFTTIVYHAPKKNDEWSYPFFALHLSGDDKLTYINPPLNGGKIIGEFVDCRANSPTLHKRIRIEFDADPDVSLKIPAGVAHLFMNLAGVVTRNEPVLRWDPEPDKLFSPIADILNVSANAKDEEFPVVRPHRYVVPLSYHQYIASLHRKWSERVKVYPVRLVIKDKSYYIIPKEYGSNYVSKFTSNLSKNSI
- a CDS encoding tetratricopeptide repeat protein — translated: MNITDGISLFNQNKYREALSFFEEYVKENPGDGRAYYYIGMIYDGRNKERIAIGYYKRALELGLKDKELISCLLSLSSSLRKVGEYEEPLKYLEKAEELGSRDPFLYYVRSLCLMKLGRIKEAEENIEIAIKLNPKAIIYRRIKNEILKIYSK
- a CDS encoding alcohol dehydrogenase catalytic domain-containing protein, yielding MKALSFEKSGVDNLKVADVQKPDVGTHDVRIRVKMAGVNPIDYFVVNALPVKPMPHIAGAEIYGEVEAVGEHVRNIKSGDRVVVYNRVFDGTCDMCLSSREMLCRNGGIMSVVTNGGYAEYFVAPDKNVFKVPDYMSDELAVSMPVSALTAYHALKSAGVRANENVVVFGASGNTGQFAVQFAKRMGATVVAVSRKGWLKDFGADYLMGYENVKEEVSRVTKGKMGDVVVNSIGSSVWDSSLQVLGVAGRIVFFGGITGSNVSLDLSRVYSNYTRIIGTTGGSRLDLMEILNSCDKCKVKVWRTYPLEQGQEALKMLFDPSRDGRILIKVN